DNA sequence from the Plasmodium relictum strain SGS1 genome assembly, contig: PRELSG_99_v1_2, whole genome shotgun sequence genome:
CTTCTATTCAATTCCCACTCCTCTTTTTGGAATTCCTCTAATACCATCATATGTACTTCAATTACAGCCTTCCATTTCCACTTTTTCCTTCTTTCTACAATATTGCTCTTTGCTTCTATATttctttcattattttcattttccaaTGCAATTTCGCATGTGGGACTGTTTTTCTCATTACATATTGGAAAGTTTTTCATATTGATCTCTGATTCTTTATCGGAAAATCCTGGGAATATTGATTCACTATCTATTTGtatttgtttcttttttttctgtgttttttttttctttgatcTACGGTTACCAAGCCACGAGCCAATGGAAGTGCACTATTATATAAAtggaaaatattaaatttacaaatatatctcttttattttaataattttaatcaaaattaataattcaaataaatacggatatatatatgcaattATACGATCATTTTGTCTTACTCTATacacaaatataaaaaggatAAGAATTCCCAAAAATGGTCCCAATGTAGCTGAAAGAGAAATAATTGTAGATTCAGTTACTGTAGATGAACTTTTAATAGGAATACTTGAAGATATATTCCCATGacttttattttgaaaagtAGTACTTAATGTAGTTGAAGGTATAGATGTAGGTGTGATTGTAGATGCAGCTGTTGATGTAGGCGTAGTTTTAGGTGCAGTTGTAGATATAGTTTTAGGTTTTAATGTAGATGGGGGTGATGATGCATTTTTAACTTTTGATACTTTTGAGGGTGTAGTTATAGGCACTTTTGTAGATATGGGTGTAGTTGCTTGTGTAGATGAAGGTATAGATGCTGTTTTAGGTGTAGACGTAGATACAGGTGCTGTTGTAGGTGTAGTAGTAGATGTATTGTCTTGTGTAGTTATAGAGGTAGGTGGAGGTATAGTTATAGATGAAGGTGTAGTTGTTGATGAATGATTAGATGTAGTTGCTTGTGGAGTTGTAGGTGTAATGGCTTTTGTAGTTAAAAGTGCAGGTGTATTTGTAGAGATAGGTGCAGATGTAATTGTAGGTTTTACAGTAGGTCTTAGTGATATATTTTGAGTTGGTACATTTGTAGACGTAGTTGTAGTGGCTTGTATAGCTGTAGTTGAAGGTGTAGGTTGAGGTGTAGATGGAGATGGGATTGTAGTTGTAGATAAAGGTGTAGATGGAGATGTGGTTATAGTTGTAGATTGAGGTATAGGTGGTGGTGTGATCGTAGTTGTAGATGTATTTGTAGATTTTGGTATAGTTACAGATTTAGTTGCAGGTGTAGGTGTAGTTGTGGTTGTGAGTGCAGGCATAGATATAGTTGTAGGGTTAATGGTAGCAGTAGGTAGAGCAGTTTTGATAGGCGTTGTTGTACTTCTAGGAGTTTTTTGTGTAATTAGAGAAGAACCTGAACGTTGTCGGCTTTGTGAACTACTGGTTTTTTGTGGGATCTGGTTATATTTGTCACAACTCTCATTGGAAAACATATCCATATTGATCAATGTACAATTGTTAGAGGTTTTAAAAGCTTGATCACTTCCCTTGCTATCACTTATACTCCATGGATTATCTTTCTgaaatttattcttttcattatttatccattgattataatttaaacaaTCATCCTTTTTTTTGCTCATTTTTAGGgaataaaaatgtttatcTCTATCTTCACAGAAATACATTATTTTGTTCCTTTTATCTCTTACATCTTTTGGATAAATACTAGGAATTCTCATACATTTAAGATTGCTATATTGACtcatttttgtatttatatattgcTCAATTTCATTCCATGCATTATCAGGATTTCCCTGAACGTTTAATTCGTCCACTTTTTCTCCAATAAATTCTTCTTTTGTGTCATCTACCTTGTTATTGAAGTTTCtacattttcttcttttttctgTATGATCTCCttctatataaatattatgaagCTCATGGTCAAAATTACTGGTAACTTGACCCTTCCAGGTGTCATATTGAGGCCCATATTGTGAAGCACTTCTAGTCTTTCTTctattgatttttttttcagtatTCATTCAATTCCCAACTCTAATTATATTTactatttctattatttagTTTGTagatattatttaaaaaaagagtatataaatatatattcatataatcaTTCAAATGCTAATTTTATGTTACTTAAAAATAGTACTAAATCATTCAAGTATtgcaaataaaaatgatagaaTTAGTTAAAAAGGTaagattatttatttttatttttgtataaagctcatttaaaaattttatacgtaaattagataaatttgtaaatatattattgtttttgcaggttaatataatattattaaacatattaatagattttgtatttaattattatattttctaaatgtaaatatttcataattagaagttatttataatttttttttcatagtaATTTATAATGATGTAGTTACttttagataaaattaaggtctcttagaaaaaaataaaataataatttaaataaaaccatattatataaaataaaaatcaatagaatagtaaagaaaaaaattattttacgaaaaattcttatataaatgtattatatttcatttttgttattgtacattattgaataaatttggcttttaattaaaatatataaagcataatttttattagtatcgaatatttttttaacattttctatttttttaaaaaaatttcttgataaatatgaatattcATATTGAAGAAAGACATTTTTTTGCGaaataagtatttttttttagaactATTAaactaaatataattttgttGATTCACTTTTgcatttataattatttataaggaatttaaaattttaagtttaattaaaaaaaaataaatattataaaaaaattattataattcctaatgaatttttttttaattatttaagggttatatatttcattagtttttattttgttttcattACATTATTTCAAAAACCACTTTTCTGATCTTTATATCCATTTTCTATCATCttctctcttttttttattataattttgcgatatatttttatttctagaATATTAAAGTTCCTAGGtcacaaaatatattttttagttaccaatataattttatatacgtagataaatttaaaagtaCACGATGAAGAATCATTtgaaatatgaaaaatttttaaattaaaaataaattaataaaattatgaaaggaagaagaagaaagCCCAGAGAATTTGTATATttgttgaaaaaaataaaaatatagttgCATATGCTAGATATTACCagtacattaaaaaaatatatatattgccTGAATTAAtctcaaaaaaagaaataacaattttaagataattttattttttttctagttGTAATATCTATTAAAATATGTGGCAAAAAGaatcttataaaaaatttaaaatcattttttttttaaatttgatttatttctatttataaataatactcAATAATATTATCtcatttacaaaaaaaaaaatgacaaaatagtaattttcatattttttttttaaatgtatgtTTGCtataatactttttaaaatatacaaaatattaaattttaacttGAAGTATggtattatattttaaatacttCTTATTTTTCATGA
Encoded proteins:
- a CDS encoding surface-associated interspersed protein (SURFIN), which codes for MNTEKKINRRKTRSASQYGPQYDTWKGQVTSNFDHELHNIYIEGDHTEKRRKCRNFNNKVDDTKEEFIGEKVDELNVQGNPDNAWNEIEQYINTKMSQYSNLKCMRIPSIYPKDVRDKRNKIMYFCEDRDKHFYSLKMSKKKDDCLNYNQWINNEKNKFQKDNPWSISDSKGSDQAFKTSNNCTLINMDMFSNESCDKYNQIPQKTSSSQSRQRSGSSLITQKTPRSTTTPIKTALPTATINPTTISMPALTTTTTPTPATKSVTIPKSTNTSTTTITPPPIPQSTTITTSPSTPLSTTTIPSPSTPQPTPSTTAIQATTTTSTNVPTQNISLRPTVKPTITSAPISTNTPALLTTKAITPTTPQATTSNHSSTTTPSSITIPPPTSITTQDNTSTTTPTTAPVSTSTPKTASIPSSTQATTPISTKVPITTPSKVSKVKNASSPPSTLKPKTISTTAPKTTPTSTAASTITPTSIPSTTLSTTFQNKSHGNISSSIPIKSSSTVTESTIISLSATLGPFLGILILFIFVYRCTSIGSWLGNRRSKKKKTQKKKKQIQIDSESIFPGFSDKESEINMKNFPICNEKNSPTCEIALENENNERNIEAKSNIVERRKKWKWKAVIEVHMMVLEEFQKEEWELNR